In the genome of Pseudomonas protegens, one region contains:
- a CDS encoding TetR/AcrR family transcriptional regulator, with product MRYSADHKAQTHQRIIKEASERFRRDGIGATGLQPLMKALGLTHGGFYSHFTSKDELVEEALSSAAQDLDTHCATLFAQAQPLEAFIDNYLSEWHRTSPHLGCPLPTMSAELGQRGQPSPITDTVLNARLAQLEGTLEGDNKAQRSLMIMSTLVGALMLSRSVENAELGERILDVVANGLKEQERK from the coding sequence ATGCGTTATTCAGCAGACCATAAAGCCCAGACTCACCAACGCATTATCAAAGAAGCTTCGGAACGCTTTCGCCGTGATGGAATAGGCGCAACGGGGCTACAGCCCCTGATGAAGGCCCTGGGCTTGACCCATGGCGGTTTCTACTCCCACTTCACATCCAAGGATGAGCTGGTAGAAGAAGCACTCAGCTCAGCGGCCCAAGACCTGGATACCCATTGCGCCACCTTGTTCGCACAAGCGCAGCCGCTAGAGGCGTTTATCGACAATTACCTGTCCGAATGGCACCGGACGTCCCCCCACCTGGGCTGCCCGCTACCGACCATGAGCGCGGAGCTCGGCCAACGTGGCCAACCCAGCCCCATCACCGATACCGTGCTTAATGCCAGGCTCGCGCAACTGGAAGGCACCCTGGAAGGCGATAACAAAGCGCAGCGCAGCCTGATGATCATGTCGACCCTGGTGGGTGCGCTGATGCTCTCGCGCAGCGTGGAAAACGCTGAATTGGGCGAGCGGATACTGGATGTTGTGGCTAATGGACTGAAGGAGCAGGAGCGCAAGTAA
- a CDS encoding GntR family transcriptional regulator: protein MSNGLSLADQITVELRADIIGGRLLPGMPLVESELVNSYNASRNTIREALHRLGQEGLALYVRHKGVVVRRLGHDDVRDLFRVRRTLELQAIANARPLREQQSDLMLDAIEAAELAREREDWRAVGTHGLRFHQHVVGLLDSPLFDEFFTNVVAQLRLVFCNAPDEAQFQAPWLMRDRSIYQCLAEGDRTSAGEAMETYLDDSERLLLSMFSQSLRH, encoded by the coding sequence ATGAGCAACGGTTTATCCCTGGCGGACCAGATCACCGTGGAACTGCGTGCGGACATCATCGGTGGTCGCTTGCTGCCTGGCATGCCGCTGGTGGAAAGCGAGCTGGTCAACAGTTACAACGCCTCTCGCAACACGATCCGTGAAGCACTGCACCGTTTGGGTCAGGAGGGGCTGGCCCTTTATGTCCGGCATAAAGGCGTGGTGGTCCGCCGTCTTGGTCATGACGATGTTCGGGACCTGTTCCGGGTCCGACGCACGCTCGAGTTGCAGGCGATCGCCAACGCCCGCCCCCTGCGTGAGCAGCAGTCCGATCTCATGCTCGATGCCATCGAAGCGGCTGAACTGGCCCGGGAACGTGAAGACTGGCGCGCCGTCGGTACCCATGGTTTGCGCTTCCATCAGCATGTGGTGGGGCTGCTGGATTCACCGCTGTTCGATGAGTTCTTCACCAATGTGGTCGCACAGTTGCGCCTGGTGTTTTGCAACGCGCCGGACGAAGCGCAGTTTCAGGCGCCCTGGCTGATGCGTGACCGGAGCATTTACCAGTGCTTGGCCGAGGGGGACAGAACCTCCGCCGGCGAGGCCATGGAGACGTATCTGGACGACTCCGAGCGTTTGTTGTTGAGCATGTTCAGCCAATCCTTACGTCACTGA
- the eat gene encoding ethanolamine permease has product MNTQLKPTLGTLHLWGIAVGLVISGEYFGWSYGWGVAGTLGFLLTSLLVATMYTCFIFSFTELTTAIPHAGGPFAYSRRAFGEKGGLIAGLATLIEFVFAPPAIALAIGAYLNVQFPALDPKHAAVGAYIVFMGLNILGVKLAATFELVVCVLAVAELLVFMGVVAPAFSFSNFALNGWAGADTFGAPAIAGMFAAIPFAIWFFLAIEGAAMAAEEAKDPKRTIPKAYISGILTLVLLAMGVMFFAGGVGDWRTLSNINDPLPQAMKAVVGDSSGWLHMLVWIGLFGLVASFHGIILGYSRQFFALARAGYLPASLARLSRFQTPHRAIIAGGLIGIAAIYSDGLINLGGMTLTAAMITMAVFGAIVMYIMSMLSLFKLRRAEPNLPRSFRAPGYPLVPGIALVLALVCLVAMAWFNALIGLIFLAFMVLGFIYFQLTAQLRADAPADAMLTGR; this is encoded by the coding sequence ATGAACACACAACTCAAACCCACCTTGGGCACGCTGCATCTATGGGGAATCGCGGTTGGACTGGTGATTTCCGGGGAGTATTTCGGCTGGAGCTATGGCTGGGGCGTAGCCGGGACACTGGGCTTTTTGCTGACCTCATTGTTGGTCGCGACCATGTATACCTGCTTTATATTCAGTTTCACCGAGCTGACCACCGCCATTCCCCATGCGGGAGGCCCGTTTGCCTACAGCCGTCGCGCCTTCGGCGAGAAAGGCGGCTTGATTGCCGGGCTGGCCACCCTGATCGAATTCGTCTTCGCCCCACCGGCCATTGCCCTGGCGATTGGTGCCTATCTGAATGTGCAGTTTCCGGCGCTGGACCCCAAGCATGCCGCGGTGGGTGCCTACATCGTCTTCATGGGCCTGAACATTCTCGGGGTGAAACTGGCGGCCACCTTCGAACTGGTGGTCTGTGTGCTGGCGGTGGCGGAACTCCTGGTCTTCATGGGCGTGGTGGCCCCGGCCTTCAGCTTCAGCAACTTCGCCCTCAATGGCTGGGCCGGCGCCGACACCTTTGGAGCTCCGGCGATCGCTGGGATGTTCGCCGCGATTCCCTTCGCCATCTGGTTCTTCCTGGCCATCGAGGGCGCCGCCATGGCCGCCGAGGAAGCCAAGGATCCCAAGCGCACCATTCCCAAGGCCTACATCAGCGGCATTCTGACCCTGGTGCTGCTGGCCATGGGCGTCATGTTCTTCGCCGGCGGCGTGGGCGACTGGCGCACCCTGTCGAACATCAACGACCCTTTGCCCCAGGCAATGAAGGCGGTGGTCGGCGACAGTTCCGGCTGGCTGCACATGCTGGTGTGGATCGGTCTGTTCGGCCTGGTTGCCAGTTTTCACGGGATCATCCTCGGCTATTCGCGGCAGTTCTTCGCCCTGGCCCGGGCCGGTTACCTGCCAGCCTCCCTGGCCAGGCTGTCGCGTTTTCAAACGCCGCACCGAGCGATCATCGCCGGTGGCCTGATCGGTATCGCCGCGATCTACAGCGACGGCCTGATCAACCTGGGCGGCATGACCCTCACGGCGGCGATGATCACCATGGCCGTGTTCGGCGCCATCGTGATGTACATCATGAGCATGCTCAGCCTGTTCAAACTGCGCCGGGCCGAACCGAACCTGCCACGCAGCTTCCGTGCGCCAGGCTATCCGCTGGTGCCCGGCATCGCCCTGGTCCTGGCCCTGGTGTGCCTGGTCGCCATGGCCTGGTTCAACGCCCTGATCGGCCTGATCTTCCTTGCGTTCATGGTGCTGGGCTTCATCTACTTCCAACTCACCGCGCAACTGCGGGCCGATGCCCCCGCGGACGCCATGCTCACCGGGCGCTAA
- a CDS encoding ComEA family DNA-binding protein translates to MQNSYFLSLIFAFLASLSLTTQAAPLVKAPVSSAETVELATAQSGKININTADQAALQRELFGIGEAKAKAIVAYREENGPFASVDELLEVKGIGKTILERNRDKLEVN, encoded by the coding sequence ATGCAAAACTCGTATTTCCTCTCTCTGATCTTTGCCTTCCTGGCCAGTCTTTCGCTTACCACTCAAGCGGCTCCTCTGGTCAAAGCGCCGGTCAGCTCTGCGGAAACCGTGGAGCTGGCAACCGCGCAGAGTGGCAAGATCAATATCAATACCGCTGACCAGGCCGCACTGCAGCGCGAGCTCTTCGGTATTGGCGAGGCCAAGGCCAAGGCGATTGTTGCTTATCGCGAAGAGAACGGTCCCTTTGCTTCAGTGGATGAGTTGTTGGAGGTCAAGGGGATTGGCAAGACTATCCTGGAGCGCAATCGGGACAAGCTCGAGGTTAATTGA
- a CDS encoding DUF2897 family protein, whose amino-acid sequence MPWYAWLILVVAIGSIVGGLMMLRDTANKVELTEEQRKRVAERNAEMDAKEARDR is encoded by the coding sequence ATGCCCTGGTATGCCTGGTTGATTCTGGTGGTTGCTATCGGTTCGATCGTCGGCGGCTTGATGATGCTGCGCGACACCGCCAACAAGGTGGAGTTGACCGAAGAGCAGCGTAAACGCGTGGCGGAACGCAACGCGGAAATGGATGCCAAGGAAGCGCGAGATCGTTAA
- the kdpF gene encoding K(+)-transporting ATPase subunit F yields the protein MNILDAVSLLLAVGLFVYLLVALLRADRN from the coding sequence ATGAACATTCTGGACGCGGTATCGCTGCTGCTGGCAGTGGGCCTGTTCGTTTATCTACTGGTTGCGCTGTTGCGCGCGGACCGGAACTAG
- the kdpB gene encoding potassium-transporting ATPase subunit KdpB: MNMHVPASNKAADTLAKSKPAKAEASSTAISALWRPALIQAFVKLDPRQLQRSPVMLVVELTAVLTTVLCFVPDTAVPTFVAAQIALWLWFTVLFANFAEALAEGRGKARADSLKAGSEGLSARRRSADGGYQLVPATQLRKGDVVRVEAGEMIPGDGEVIEGIAAVNEAAITGESAPVIRESGGDRSAVTGNTRLVSDWLLVRITSNPGESTLDRMIALVEGAKRQKTPNEVALDILLIGLTLIFLLVVVTLQPFAHFANGSLPLVFLVALLVTLIPTTIGGLLSAIGIAGMDRLVRLNVIAKSGRAVEAAGDVHVLLLDKTGTITFGNRRCSAIHPAPGVNARELAEAALLASLADDTAEGKSIVEYLRELYPQPEPASDVLTAVPFSAETRLSGVDYQGRIYRKGAVDSVLSFVGLERRDLAPALSREIDKIAQSGGTPLLVCGEGRMLGAIHLKDVVKPGIRERFAELRKLGIRTVMVTGDNPLTAAAIAAEAGVDDVLAEATPEKKLARIRHEQNDGRLVAMCGDGANDAPALAQADVGMAMNDGTQAAREAANMVDLDSDPTKLLDVVQIGKELLVTRGALTTFSIANDVAKYFAILPALFAAIYPQLGVLNIMQLTSPQSAILSAIVFNALIIVVLIPLALRGVRVQAASAAHLLRRNLLIYGVGGIVVPFVGIKLIDMLLTALHLV, translated from the coding sequence ATGAATATGCATGTTCCTGCCTCGAACAAGGCTGCCGATACGCTCGCCAAGAGCAAGCCGGCCAAGGCCGAAGCGTCGAGTACCGCAATCTCGGCGCTGTGGCGTCCGGCGCTGATCCAGGCCTTCGTCAAGCTCGATCCGCGCCAGTTGCAGCGCTCGCCGGTGATGCTGGTGGTGGAGCTGACGGCGGTCCTGACCACGGTGCTGTGTTTCGTGCCGGACACGGCGGTGCCGACCTTCGTCGCCGCCCAGATCGCCCTCTGGCTGTGGTTCACGGTGCTGTTTGCCAACTTCGCCGAAGCGCTGGCCGAAGGCCGGGGCAAGGCTCGCGCCGACAGCCTCAAGGCCGGCAGCGAGGGTTTGAGCGCCCGTCGCCGCAGCGCCGACGGCGGCTATCAACTGGTGCCGGCGACCCAGCTGCGCAAAGGCGATGTGGTTCGCGTCGAAGCCGGGGAAATGATCCCGGGGGACGGTGAAGTGATCGAGGGCATCGCCGCGGTCAACGAGGCGGCGATTACCGGTGAGTCGGCGCCGGTGATCCGCGAATCCGGCGGTGATCGTTCGGCGGTGACCGGCAATACCCGGTTGGTCTCCGACTGGCTGCTGGTGCGCATCACCAGCAACCCCGGCGAGTCGACCCTGGATCGCATGATCGCCCTGGTGGAAGGCGCCAAGCGGCAGAAGACGCCGAATGAAGTGGCCCTGGACATCCTGCTGATCGGCCTGACCCTGATCTTCCTGCTGGTGGTGGTGACCCTGCAGCCCTTTGCCCACTTCGCCAATGGCAGCCTGCCGCTGGTGTTCCTGGTGGCGTTGTTGGTGACCCTGATTCCCACCACCATTGGCGGCCTGCTGTCGGCGATCGGGATCGCCGGGATGGACCGGCTGGTGCGCCTGAACGTGATCGCCAAATCCGGTCGCGCGGTGGAAGCGGCAGGGGACGTGCACGTGCTGTTGCTGGACAAGACCGGCACCATCACTTTCGGCAACCGTCGTTGCAGCGCCATCCATCCGGCGCCCGGGGTCAACGCCCGGGAACTGGCGGAGGCGGCCTTGCTGGCGTCCCTGGCGGACGACACCGCCGAAGGCAAATCCATCGTCGAGTACCTGCGCGAACTTTATCCACAGCCCGAGCCGGCCAGCGATGTGTTGACCGCCGTACCTTTCAGTGCGGAAACCCGCCTCTCCGGGGTCGACTACCAGGGGCGGATCTATCGCAAGGGCGCGGTGGATTCGGTACTGAGCTTCGTCGGCCTGGAGCGCCGCGACCTGGCCCCGGCGCTGTCCCGGGAGATCGACAAGATCGCCCAGAGCGGTGGCACGCCGCTGCTGGTCTGTGGCGAAGGGCGGATGCTCGGCGCCATTCACCTCAAGGATGTGGTCAAGCCCGGTATCCGCGAGCGTTTCGCCGAGTTGCGCAAGCTGGGAATCCGCACCGTCATGGTCACCGGCGACAACCCGCTGACCGCCGCCGCCATCGCGGCGGAGGCCGGAGTCGATGATGTGCTGGCCGAGGCCACGCCGGAAAAGAAACTGGCACGCATCCGTCATGAGCAGAACGACGGGCGTCTGGTGGCGATGTGCGGCGACGGCGCCAACGATGCCCCGGCACTGGCCCAGGCCGATGTCGGCATGGCGATGAACGACGGCACCCAGGCGGCCCGCGAGGCGGCCAACATGGTCGACCTGGACAGCGATCCGACCAAGCTGCTGGACGTGGTGCAGATCGGCAAGGAGTTGCTGGTGACCCGTGGCGCCCTGACCACCTTCTCCATCGCCAATGACGTGGCCAAGTACTTCGCCATTCTGCCGGCGCTGTTCGCGGCGATTTATCCACAGCTGGGCGTGCTCAACATCATGCAACTGACCAGCCCGCAGAGCGCGATCCTCTCGGCGATCGTGTTCAACGCCCTGATCATCGTGGTGTTGATCCCCCTGGCGCTGCGTGGCGTGCGGGTCCAGGCGGCCAGCGCCGCC
- the kdpA gene encoding potassium-transporting ATPase subunit KdpA — MHSYDYWLILAFFALVLLPAPWLGRFYYRVMEGQRTWLTPLLGPVERVCYRVSGVDPQVEQSWQKYALALLAFNFAGFVLLFAILLFQDHLPLNPQNLPGQEWTLAFNTAVSFMTNTNWQSYSGEASLSYLSQMVGLTVQNFVSAATGLAVLVALCRGIGRRSVRTLGNFWVDMTRATLYGLLPLCLLLALFLVWQGVPQTFAHYVDALTLQGNDQVIPLGPAASQIAIKQLGTNGGGFFGVNSAHPFENPSAWSNLLELVSIILIPVALVFTFGHYVKDLRQSRAIIACMFALFLIGGATSLWAEYQPNPALQNAAVEQTAPLEGKEARFGTTATVLWSVTTTAASNGSVNGMHDSLNPLSGMVALINMMVGEVIFGGVGAGLYGMLLNVLIAVFLAGLMIGRTPEYLGKKLQAKEVQLLVVTLMVMPIGVLVLGALAASLPGPAAAISNPGPHGFSQLLYAYTSASANNGSAFGGFSANTPFHNLMLGLGMLIGRFGYILPVLALAGSLGLKKTAPIGLNSFPTHGPLFVALLTVTILLVGGLTFLPTLALGPIAEHLSLGF, encoded by the coding sequence ATGCACAGTTATGACTATTGGCTGATCCTGGCCTTTTTCGCCCTGGTGCTGTTGCCGGCGCCCTGGCTGGGACGTTTCTACTACCGGGTGATGGAAGGCCAGCGTACCTGGCTGACGCCGCTTCTGGGGCCGGTGGAGCGTGTCTGTTACCGGGTTTCCGGGGTCGATCCGCAGGTCGAGCAGAGCTGGCAGAAATACGCCCTGGCCCTGCTGGCGTTCAACTTTGCCGGCTTTGTCCTGCTGTTCGCCATCCTGCTGTTCCAGGATCACTTGCCGCTCAACCCGCAGAATCTTCCGGGGCAGGAGTGGACCCTGGCGTTCAATACGGCGGTCAGTTTCATGACCAACACCAACTGGCAGTCCTACAGCGGTGAGGCCTCCCTGAGCTACCTCAGTCAGATGGTGGGCCTGACCGTGCAGAACTTCGTCAGCGCAGCCACCGGGCTGGCGGTGCTGGTTGCCCTGTGCCGCGGCATCGGCCGGCGTTCGGTTCGCACCCTGGGCAATTTCTGGGTCGACATGACCCGTGCGACCCTCTATGGCCTGCTGCCCCTGTGCCTGCTGCTGGCCCTGTTCCTGGTCTGGCAGGGCGTGCCTCAGACCTTTGCCCATTACGTGGACGCCCTGACCCTGCAAGGCAACGATCAGGTGATCCCCCTGGGCCCGGCAGCCAGCCAGATCGCCATCAAGCAACTGGGCACCAACGGCGGCGGTTTCTTCGGCGTCAATTCGGCGCATCCGTTCGAGAACCCCAGCGCCTGGAGCAACCTGCTGGAGCTGGTGTCGATCATCCTGATTCCGGTGGCCCTGGTGTTTACCTTCGGCCATTACGTCAAGGACCTGCGCCAGAGCCGCGCCATCATCGCCTGCATGTTCGCCCTGTTCCTGATCGGCGGCGCCACCTCGCTGTGGGCCGAGTACCAGCCCAACCCGGCGCTGCAGAACGCAGCGGTCGAACAGACGGCCCCTCTGGAAGGCAAGGAAGCACGCTTCGGCACCACCGCCACGGTGCTGTGGTCGGTGACCACCACCGCCGCCTCCAATGGCTCGGTGAACGGCATGCATGACAGCCTCAACCCGCTCAGTGGCATGGTGGCGCTGATCAACATGATGGTCGGCGAAGTGATCTTCGGCGGCGTCGGTGCCGGTCTCTACGGCATGCTGCTGAACGTGCTGATCGCGGTGTTCCTGGCCGGATTGATGATCGGTCGCACCCCGGAATACCTGGGCAAGAAGCTCCAGGCCAAGGAAGTGCAACTGCTGGTGGTGACCCTGATGGTGATGCCGATTGGCGTGCTGGTCCTGGGCGCCCTGGCTGCCAGCCTGCCGGGCCCGGCCGCTGCCATCAGCAACCCGGGGCCCCACGGCTTCAGCCAGTTGCTGTACGCCTACACCTCGGCCAGCGCCAACAACGGTTCGGCCTTTGGCGGCTTCAGCGCCAATACCCCGTTCCACAACCTGATGCTGGGCCTGGGCATGCTGATCGGGCGTTTCGGCTACATCCTGCCGGTGCTGGCCCTGGCCGGCAGCCTGGGCCTGAAGAAAACCGCGCCCATCGGCCTGAACAGTTTCCCCACCCATGGCCCGTTGTTCGTGGCCTTGCTGACCGTGACCATTTTGCTGGTGGGGGGCCTGACCTTCCTGCCGACCCTGGCGCTGGGCCCTATCGCCGAACACCTGAGCCTGGGCTTCTGA
- a CDS encoding urea carboxylase-associated family protein, whose protein sequence is MYKDYPAAYQVSKGSALQVDTAFYERIRDSREQRTLVEQFEVPIRTGRAWKVPAGHVFRVTTPAGPQVGDFNVWNANDPRERLWAARTRQLQGAHVSTHDRLWSNLPFLRPLVTITDDSLANYGIDEHGGRLHDLLGTRCDPYVNRMLTGEDFHHHCHSNLTRAVLPHGLTEFDVHDVLNIFQCTGLNHDDMYFMKACPAQKGDYLEFFAEIDLLCALSTCPGGDLSLPMWGPDAQDPLSVCRPLGVEIYRLDESLLKGWSQPQRAAYKGLHGLHIAKAEWEQ, encoded by the coding sequence ATGTACAAAGACTATCCAGCGGCTTACCAGGTCAGTAAAGGTTCGGCGCTGCAGGTGGACACGGCATTCTATGAACGCATTCGCGACAGTCGTGAGCAGCGCACGCTGGTCGAGCAGTTTGAGGTGCCGATTCGCACCGGGCGTGCCTGGAAGGTTCCCGCCGGGCATGTGTTTCGCGTCACCACGCCGGCAGGTCCGCAGGTGGGTGATTTCAACGTCTGGAATGCCAACGACCCGCGGGAAAGGTTATGGGCGGCGCGGACCCGGCAATTGCAAGGGGCTCACGTCAGTACCCACGATCGACTCTGGTCGAACCTGCCTTTTCTTCGGCCCCTGGTCACCATTACCGATGACAGCCTGGCGAATTACGGCATCGATGAACACGGCGGTCGCCTTCACGACTTGTTGGGCACTCGTTGTGATCCCTATGTGAACCGCATGCTCACCGGCGAGGACTTTCACCACCACTGCCATTCCAACCTGACCCGGGCGGTTCTGCCCCACGGGCTGACCGAGTTTGATGTGCACGATGTCTTGAACATCTTCCAGTGCACCGGCCTGAATCATGACGACATGTACTTCATGAAGGCCTGTCCGGCACAGAAGGGCGATTATCTGGAGTTCTTCGCCGAGATCGACTTGCTGTGTGCGTTATCGACCTGCCCGGGCGGTGACCTGTCGCTACCGATGTGGGGCCCGGATGCCCAGGATCCCTTGAGCGTATGCCGGCCGCTGGGCGTCGAGATATATCGTCTCGACGAGAGCTTGCTCAAAGGCTGGAGTCAGCCGCAGCGCGCGGCCTACAAAGGATTGCACGGCTTGCATATCGCCAAGGCCGAATGGGAACAGTAG